One Sporomusaceae bacterium ACPt DNA window includes the following coding sequences:
- the flgI gene encoding Flagellar P-ring protein, giving the protein MRKLTAVLLVAVLAFGIAAPAAAAPMQVSARIKDVAKVQGLRNNQLVGYGLVVGLAGTGDSNKSTFTVQSIANMLKSFGVMVSTSQLQPKNVAAVMVTANLPPFAKPGATIDISVSSMGDAKSLQGGTLLQTPLRAANGQVYAVGQGAVSTGGFAAGAGGASQQKNFPTVGNIPNGALVEREVAMTFTDNDKITLVLDQPDFTTANRISEAIDQRFGQITAAKDPGTVVVNIPYDYNANIVGFIAAIEELAITPDSAAKVVINERTGTVVIGSNVTIDQVAVAQGGLSVKIGQTTKVSQPPPLSGGSTVVTTDTTVDAKEQQSNLIVLPAAASVGDVVTALNAVGATPRDVISILQAIKAAGALHAELQVM; this is encoded by the coding sequence ATGCGCAAATTAACAGCAGTGCTTCTGGTTGCCGTGTTGGCTTTCGGCATTGCGGCGCCGGCAGCTGCCGCCCCAATGCAAGTGAGCGCCCGGATTAAAGATGTGGCCAAGGTACAGGGGCTGCGCAACAACCAACTGGTAGGCTATGGTCTGGTCGTGGGCCTGGCCGGTACCGGCGATTCCAATAAAAGCACATTTACCGTCCAGTCGATTGCCAATATGCTCAAATCTTTCGGTGTTATGGTCAGCACATCTCAGCTGCAGCCCAAAAACGTGGCGGCGGTTATGGTAACGGCAAATTTACCGCCTTTTGCCAAACCGGGTGCTACTATTGATATTTCAGTATCGTCGATGGGCGATGCCAAGAGTCTGCAGGGCGGCACCCTTTTACAGACCCCGCTCAGAGCAGCTAACGGGCAGGTATACGCAGTAGGCCAGGGGGCGGTATCGACAGGCGGCTTTGCCGCCGGTGCCGGCGGCGCCAGTCAACAGAAGAATTTCCCAACCGTGGGTAACATTCCGAACGGCGCGCTGGTTGAGCGGGAAGTGGCCATGACATTTACCGACAATGATAAAATTACGCTGGTCCTCGATCAGCCTGACTTTACTACTGCCAACCGGATCAGCGAAGCCATTGACCAGCGCTTTGGCCAGATAACGGCTGCCAAAGACCCCGGCACGGTGGTAGTTAATATTCCTTATGATTATAACGCAAACATTGTCGGCTTTATTGCCGCAATTGAAGAGCTGGCCATTACGCCTGACAGTGCCGCCAAAGTCGTCATTAATGAACGTACCGGCACTGTTGTTATCGGCAGCAATGTGACAATTGACCAAGTGGCTGTCGCCCAAGGCGGCCTAAGTGTTAAAATTGGTCAGACAACCAAAGTATCGCAGCCACCGCCCTTATCCGGCGGCAGTACAGTTGTGACGACTGATACTACTGTCGACGCTAAAGAACAGCAGTCCAACCTTATCGTACTGCCGGCTGCGGCCAGTGTCGGT